In Coturnix japonica isolate 7356 chromosome 9, Coturnix japonica 2.1, whole genome shotgun sequence, a single window of DNA contains:
- the PASK gene encoding PAS domain-containing serine/threonine-protein kinase isoform X1, whose amino-acid sequence MAGSGNTDTGQPSGSCPWGGGTSRLAGLCRRGAALRGEKWSSYCLHSLAAHNVCASKTGNSWTQRDSSLSISIGSSCSSVHAHALEESSQHFLTRNPNQAIFTVDVTTTEILVANDKACKLLGCSSQELIGQKLSHFVSKCNQETWEAVEDEYLETDECSPMVSGTVVDVINHLKEKIPVSVWLRRIRIKDNQRCVVLLEPVERLSAFVSFRADGGVTSCDLLFAHLHGYPTLEEVVGLHIKDLIPAVQIPLLGKKIPKNLKVQRAVGRSREGNVFPLTLKLQVSVLEEDQVASQNNGALQTGREISFPDYHYTAAVEVFSTISGLITVHSDGTIQCIKDSFALTLFGYEKKELLGKNITFLIPGFYNNMERSNDCSLPLLPLDDSLGTESECSFEDIYACHTTGSGCRSKGNLLSRDEEQKLESRHREARLLHGETKQNGSSFLSIPSSPEVAAILSTREDNIVADGLSAHCGEPCETQPDRIRALEHCGVMENAGSCNPPETHPEWVSPLSSASEQLDLDQNIKTPLRSDHSAASGTSETGNASENVFLLNELHIHHQDPKELNCQQVSRLPYEMLKDQHSTSAQGQSSSANISSSPADELDTASNGVSKPPSCFHCNSPGTPKTNEPRPGTALGRAQEFQSHVVRGQLTKTSFMCDGKHSSLEHAVAESSLLEDARFVANGTNSIYVCSGNTMHCTGSALRAAPTFRTVKQTDTELNCICSDLKELDLNTGVFSNTVSSAAGSMLTQSGSSSAEQLLNGVAIRGGSGCLPSQKHLENPEQSSKVFIEKSETLTEAVGDNVNRNILKSKGNPEEDCQLHGQESMEIKVTSTPVKQEGRPNHAAPFSTEILEGSYSGSCTHRDGSQLSIFFEVKRVELQDPAVLFCVWVVKDLQIQKEAVAKTQLLLSSLASSTQSDLDLSTQSLGEAIKSSSLSENSQRAEELGRLRACEGEYAKYYDTLSLVGRGSFGFVWTARSKKNHQEAVVKFIWKERVLEDCWVDDPDVGRVTQEIAILLKLQHPNIIKVLDVFENERFFQLVMEKHGSGLDLFTFIDNQPDLDEPLASYLFRQLVSAVGYLHCRNILHRDIKDENIVIAEDFTIKLVDFGSAAYLQPGRLFYTFCGTIEYCSPEVLSGKPYRGPELEMWSLGVTLYTLVFGENPFCELEEAMAAVLNFPRLVSKDLMNLMVGLLHPAPEQRTTLEMLVEDPWLKQPVNLGDYSWEEVYVSAGADSNGLSNGSYRASPSAPGVCSEPCLSAPSCVCAHRPWEGAAAGRGQGWSLGSRCSRSLQQPLPVQR is encoded by the exons ATGGCCGGCAGCGGTAACACGGACACGGGGCAGCCGAGCGGCTCCTGCCCGTGGGGCGGCGGGACGAGCCGCCTGGCCGGGCTGTGCCGACGGGGAGCAGCGCTGCGCG GGGAGAAATGGAGCTCGTACTGCCTTCATTCACTGGCAGCTCATAATGTTTGTGCCAGCAAAACTGGCAACTCTTGGACTCAAAGGGACTCTTCTCTTTCCATATCTATTGGAAGTTCTTGCTCTTCTGTGCATGCCCATGCCCTGGAGGAATCCAGCCAGCACTTCCTGACCCGCAATCCCAACCAGGCCATCTTCACTGTGGATGTCACCACAACAGAG aTTCTAGTGGCTAATGACAAAGCTTGCAAGCTGCTTGGGTGCAGCAGTCAGGAGCTCATTGGTCAAAAGCTGTCCCACTTCGTATCCAAATGCAACCAAGAGACATGGGAAGCTGTGGAAGATGAGTATTTAGAAACTGATGAATGTTCACCAATGGTTTCAGGAACAGTG GTGGATGTTATCAACCATCTCAAAGAGAAGATCCCTGTCTCGGTGTGGCTGAGGCGAATAAGAATCAAGGACAACCAGCGCTGTGTGGTTCTGCTGGAGCCAGTGGAAAGACTTTcggcttttgtttccttcagggCTGAT GGAGGCGTTACATCATGTGACCTTCTTTTTGCCCATCTCCATGGCTACCCGACACTGGAAGAAGTAGTTGGACTCCACATAAAGGACCTGATTCCTGCTGTGCAGATCCCTCTTCTAggcaaaaaaatcccaaag AACCTGAAGGTTCAGAGAGCTGTAGGTCGATCCAGAGAGGGTAATGTGTTTCCTCTTACTTTAAAACTACAAGTTAGCGTTCTGGAGGAGGACCAAGTGGCATCACAGAACAATGGTGCTCTacagacaggaagagaaatCTCTTTCCCAGACTATCATTACACTGCTGCAGTTGAAGTTTTCTCTACCATCAGCGGTCTTATTACTGTACACTCAGATGGAACCATCCAGTGCATCAAGGATAGTTTTGCTTTAACACTGTTTGGCTATGAGAAGAAAGAACTCCTGGGGAAG AACATAACGTTCCTGATCCCTGGTTTCTATAACAACATGGAGAGAAGCAATGACTGCTCCTTGCCATTACTCCCTCTTGATGACTCTCTGGGGACAGAAAGTGAGTGCTCCTTTGAAGACATTTATGCCTGCCATACAACTGGTTCTGGTTGCCGTAGCAAAG GCAACCTGCTGTCAAGAGATGAAGAGCAGAAATTGGAGAGCAGACACAGAGAAGCCAGGCTGCTACATGGTGAGACAAAGCAGAATGGGAGCAGCTTCTTATCTATTCCCTCATCTCCTGAAGTAGCAGCCATACTTTCAACTCG TGAAGACAACATTGTGGCTGATGGGCTGTCAGCCCACTGTGGAGAGCCTTGTGAAACCCAGCCTGACAGAatcagagcactggaacacTGCGGAGTGATGGAAAATGCAGGATCATGTAATCCTCCAGAAACGCACCCTGAATGGGTATCTCCTCTGTCATCTGCTTCAGAGCAGCTGGATTTAGATCAGAACATAAAGACACCATTAAGAAGTGACCACAGTGCTGCATCTGGTACCTCTGAGACTGGGAATGCCAGCGAGAATGTTTTCTTGCTTAATGAATTACACATTCATCATCAAGACCCAAAAGAATTAAATTGTCAGCAGGTCTCTAGGTTGCCATATGAAATGCTGAAGGATCAGCACTCCACCAGTGCTCAGGGACAATCTTCTTcagcaaacatttcttctaGCCCAGCAGATGAGCTAGATACTGCATCCAATGGAGTGAGTAAGCCACcttcttgttttcattgtaACTCACCTGGAACACCAAAGACAAATGAACCACGACCTGGGACAGCACTAGGCCGTGCACAAGAATTTCAGAGTCATGTGGTTAGAGGACAGTTGACAAAAACTAGCTTCATGTGTGATGGAAAGCATTCCAGTCTTGAGCACGCTGTTGCTGAAAGCAGCTTGCTAGAAGATGCACGTTTCGTTGCAAATGGAACAAATAGTATCTATGTCTGCTCAGGAAATACAATGCATTGCACTGGTTCTGCTTTGAGAGCTGCCCCAACCTTCAGGACTGTGAAACAAACTGACACTGAGCTGAACTGTATTTGCTCTGATCTCAAGGAACTGGATCTGAACACTGGTGTCTTTTCTAATACAGtgagctcagctgcaggcagtATGTTAACTCAGAGTGGTTCTTCTTCAGCGGAGCAGCTGTTAAATGGCGTTGCCATAAGAGGTGGTTCTGGGTGTCTGCCTTCacaaaagcatttggaaaaccCTGAACAATCCTCCAAAGTGTTTATTGAGAAGTCTGAAACTCTTACAGAGGCTGTGGGGGATAATGTCAACAGAAACATATTGAAAAGTAAAGGAAATCCTGAAGAAGACTGTCAGTTGCATGGGCAGGAAAGCATGGAAATAAAAGTAACATCTACCCCTGTGAAACAAGAAGGAAGACCAAATCATGCAGCTCCTTTCAGCACAGAGATTCTGGAAGGCAGCTACAGTGGGAGCTGCACTCACAGAGATGGTTCACAATTAA GCATATTCTTTGAAGTAAAACGCGTGGAGCTGCAGGaccctgctgtgcttttctgtgtctGGGTAGTGAAAGACCTGCAGATCCAGAAAGAAGCAGTGGCGAAGACtcagcttttgctttccagtCTAGCAAGCTCGACCCAGTCTGATCTAGATCTTTCCACACAGAGTCTTGGAGAA GCCATCAAATCATCTTCACTCTCTGAGAATTCCCAAAGAGCTGAAGAGCTTGGAAGATTAAGGGCTTGTGAGGGAGAGTATGCCAAATATTATGACACTCTCAGCCTCGTTGGCAGAGGATCTTTTGGCTTTGTCTGGACTGCCAGGAGCAAGAAAAATCATCAGGAG GCTGTTGTGAAGTTCATCTGGAAGGAGAGGGTGCTTGAGGACTGCTGGGTAGATGATCCTGATGTGGGGAGAGTGACTCAAGAAATAGCAATCCTGTTGAAGCTGCAGCACCCCAATATCATTAAG GTGCTGGATGTGTTTGAAAATGAACGCTTCTTCCAGCTGGTGATGGAGAAGCACGGATCTGGTCTGGATCTCTTTACATTCATTGATAATCAGCCTGATTTGGATGAGCCATTAGCAAGCTATCTATTCAGACAG cTTGTGTCAGCTGTTGGGTACCTCCACTGTAGAAACATCCTTCACAGAGATATCAAGGATGAGAACATTGTCATTGCTGAAGATTTCACAATTAAACTAGTGGACTTTGGTTCTGCTGCCTACCTGCAGCCTGGCAGACTGTTCTACACCTTCTGCGGGACAATTGAATACTGCTCACCAGAAGTACTGTCTGGCAAACC GTACCGCGGCCCTGAGCTGGAGATGTGGTCACTTGGTGTCACCCTTTATACCCTCGTATTTGGAGAGAATCCTTTCTGTGAGCTGGAAGAGGCCATGGCAGCTGTCCTGAATTTTCCTCGCCTTGTGTCCAAAG ATCTCATGAATCTGATGGTGGGGCTGCTGCACCCCGCTCCGGAGCAGCGCACAACTCTAGAGATGCTGGTGGAGGATCCTTGGCTGAAGCAGCCTGTGAATCTGGGTGATTACAGCTGGGAAGAGGTGTACGTCTCTGCTGGGGCAG ACAGCAATGGATTGAGCAATGGTTCATACAGAGCCAGCCCCTCAGCTCCCGGTGTGTGCAGTGAGCCGTGCCTGAGCgctcccagctgtgtgtgcGCACATCGCCcctgggaaggagctgcagccggCAGGGGTCAGGGCTGGAGCCTGGGCAGTCGCTGCAGCcgctccctgcagcagcccctgccagTGCAGCGCTGA
- the PASK gene encoding PAS domain-containing serine/threonine-protein kinase isoform X3, which translates to MVSGTVVDVINHLKEKIPVSVWLRRIRIKDNQRCVVLLEPVERLSAFVSFRADGGVTSCDLLFAHLHGYPTLEEVVGLHIKDLIPAVQIPLLGKKIPKNLKVQRAVGRSREGNVFPLTLKLQVSVLEEDQVASQNNGALQTGREISFPDYHYTAAVEVFSTISGLITVHSDGTIQCIKDSFALTLFGYEKKELLGKNITFLIPGFYNNMERSNDCSLPLLPLDDSLGTESECSFEDIYACHTTGSGCRSKGNLLSRDEEQKLESRHREARLLHGETKQNGSSFLSIPSSPEVAAILSTREDNIVADGLSAHCGEPCETQPDRIRALEHCGVMENAGSCNPPETHPEWVSPLSSASEQLDLDQNIKTPLRSDHSAASGTSETGNASENVFLLNELHIHHQDPKELNCQQVSRLPYEMLKDQHSTSAQGQSSSANISSSPADELDTASNGVSKPPSCFHCNSPGTPKTNEPRPGTALGRAQEFQSHVVRGQLTKTSFMCDGKHSSLEHAVAESSLLEDARFVANGTNSIYVCSGNTMHCTGSALRAAPTFRTVKQTDTELNCICSDLKELDLNTGVFSNTVSSAAGSMLTQSGSSSAEQLLNGVAIRGGSGCLPSQKHLENPEQSSKVFIEKSETLTEAVGDNVNRNILKSKGNPEEDCQLHGQESMEIKVTSTPVKQEGRPNHAAPFSTEILEGSYSGSCTHRDGSQLSIFFEVKRVELQDPAVLFCVWVVKDLQIQKEAVAKTQLLLSSLASSTQSDLDLSTQSLGEAIKSSSLSENSQRAEELGRLRACEGEYAKYYDTLSLVGRGSFGFVWTARSKKNHQEAVVKFIWKERVLEDCWVDDPDVGRVTQEIAILLKLQHPNIIKVLDVFENERFFQLVMEKHGSGLDLFTFIDNQPDLDEPLASYLFRQLVSAVGYLHCRNILHRDIKDENIVIAEDFTIKLVDFGSAAYLQPGRLFYTFCGTIEYCSPEVLSGKPYRGPELEMWSLGVTLYTLVFGENPFCELEEAMAAVLNFPRLVSKDLMNLMVGLLHPAPEQRTTLEMLVEDPWLKQPVNLGDYSWEEVYVSAGADSNGLSNGSYRASPSAPGVCSEPCLSAPSCVCAHRPWEGAAAGRGQGWSLGSRCSRSLQQPLPVQR; encoded by the exons ATGGTTTCAGGAACAGTG GTGGATGTTATCAACCATCTCAAAGAGAAGATCCCTGTCTCGGTGTGGCTGAGGCGAATAAGAATCAAGGACAACCAGCGCTGTGTGGTTCTGCTGGAGCCAGTGGAAAGACTTTcggcttttgtttccttcagggCTGAT GGAGGCGTTACATCATGTGACCTTCTTTTTGCCCATCTCCATGGCTACCCGACACTGGAAGAAGTAGTTGGACTCCACATAAAGGACCTGATTCCTGCTGTGCAGATCCCTCTTCTAggcaaaaaaatcccaaag AACCTGAAGGTTCAGAGAGCTGTAGGTCGATCCAGAGAGGGTAATGTGTTTCCTCTTACTTTAAAACTACAAGTTAGCGTTCTGGAGGAGGACCAAGTGGCATCACAGAACAATGGTGCTCTacagacaggaagagaaatCTCTTTCCCAGACTATCATTACACTGCTGCAGTTGAAGTTTTCTCTACCATCAGCGGTCTTATTACTGTACACTCAGATGGAACCATCCAGTGCATCAAGGATAGTTTTGCTTTAACACTGTTTGGCTATGAGAAGAAAGAACTCCTGGGGAAG AACATAACGTTCCTGATCCCTGGTTTCTATAACAACATGGAGAGAAGCAATGACTGCTCCTTGCCATTACTCCCTCTTGATGACTCTCTGGGGACAGAAAGTGAGTGCTCCTTTGAAGACATTTATGCCTGCCATACAACTGGTTCTGGTTGCCGTAGCAAAG GCAACCTGCTGTCAAGAGATGAAGAGCAGAAATTGGAGAGCAGACACAGAGAAGCCAGGCTGCTACATGGTGAGACAAAGCAGAATGGGAGCAGCTTCTTATCTATTCCCTCATCTCCTGAAGTAGCAGCCATACTTTCAACTCG TGAAGACAACATTGTGGCTGATGGGCTGTCAGCCCACTGTGGAGAGCCTTGTGAAACCCAGCCTGACAGAatcagagcactggaacacTGCGGAGTGATGGAAAATGCAGGATCATGTAATCCTCCAGAAACGCACCCTGAATGGGTATCTCCTCTGTCATCTGCTTCAGAGCAGCTGGATTTAGATCAGAACATAAAGACACCATTAAGAAGTGACCACAGTGCTGCATCTGGTACCTCTGAGACTGGGAATGCCAGCGAGAATGTTTTCTTGCTTAATGAATTACACATTCATCATCAAGACCCAAAAGAATTAAATTGTCAGCAGGTCTCTAGGTTGCCATATGAAATGCTGAAGGATCAGCACTCCACCAGTGCTCAGGGACAATCTTCTTcagcaaacatttcttctaGCCCAGCAGATGAGCTAGATACTGCATCCAATGGAGTGAGTAAGCCACcttcttgttttcattgtaACTCACCTGGAACACCAAAGACAAATGAACCACGACCTGGGACAGCACTAGGCCGTGCACAAGAATTTCAGAGTCATGTGGTTAGAGGACAGTTGACAAAAACTAGCTTCATGTGTGATGGAAAGCATTCCAGTCTTGAGCACGCTGTTGCTGAAAGCAGCTTGCTAGAAGATGCACGTTTCGTTGCAAATGGAACAAATAGTATCTATGTCTGCTCAGGAAATACAATGCATTGCACTGGTTCTGCTTTGAGAGCTGCCCCAACCTTCAGGACTGTGAAACAAACTGACACTGAGCTGAACTGTATTTGCTCTGATCTCAAGGAACTGGATCTGAACACTGGTGTCTTTTCTAATACAGtgagctcagctgcaggcagtATGTTAACTCAGAGTGGTTCTTCTTCAGCGGAGCAGCTGTTAAATGGCGTTGCCATAAGAGGTGGTTCTGGGTGTCTGCCTTCacaaaagcatttggaaaaccCTGAACAATCCTCCAAAGTGTTTATTGAGAAGTCTGAAACTCTTACAGAGGCTGTGGGGGATAATGTCAACAGAAACATATTGAAAAGTAAAGGAAATCCTGAAGAAGACTGTCAGTTGCATGGGCAGGAAAGCATGGAAATAAAAGTAACATCTACCCCTGTGAAACAAGAAGGAAGACCAAATCATGCAGCTCCTTTCAGCACAGAGATTCTGGAAGGCAGCTACAGTGGGAGCTGCACTCACAGAGATGGTTCACAATTAA GCATATTCTTTGAAGTAAAACGCGTGGAGCTGCAGGaccctgctgtgcttttctgtgtctGGGTAGTGAAAGACCTGCAGATCCAGAAAGAAGCAGTGGCGAAGACtcagcttttgctttccagtCTAGCAAGCTCGACCCAGTCTGATCTAGATCTTTCCACACAGAGTCTTGGAGAA GCCATCAAATCATCTTCACTCTCTGAGAATTCCCAAAGAGCTGAAGAGCTTGGAAGATTAAGGGCTTGTGAGGGAGAGTATGCCAAATATTATGACACTCTCAGCCTCGTTGGCAGAGGATCTTTTGGCTTTGTCTGGACTGCCAGGAGCAAGAAAAATCATCAGGAG GCTGTTGTGAAGTTCATCTGGAAGGAGAGGGTGCTTGAGGACTGCTGGGTAGATGATCCTGATGTGGGGAGAGTGACTCAAGAAATAGCAATCCTGTTGAAGCTGCAGCACCCCAATATCATTAAG GTGCTGGATGTGTTTGAAAATGAACGCTTCTTCCAGCTGGTGATGGAGAAGCACGGATCTGGTCTGGATCTCTTTACATTCATTGATAATCAGCCTGATTTGGATGAGCCATTAGCAAGCTATCTATTCAGACAG cTTGTGTCAGCTGTTGGGTACCTCCACTGTAGAAACATCCTTCACAGAGATATCAAGGATGAGAACATTGTCATTGCTGAAGATTTCACAATTAAACTAGTGGACTTTGGTTCTGCTGCCTACCTGCAGCCTGGCAGACTGTTCTACACCTTCTGCGGGACAATTGAATACTGCTCACCAGAAGTACTGTCTGGCAAACC GTACCGCGGCCCTGAGCTGGAGATGTGGTCACTTGGTGTCACCCTTTATACCCTCGTATTTGGAGAGAATCCTTTCTGTGAGCTGGAAGAGGCCATGGCAGCTGTCCTGAATTTTCCTCGCCTTGTGTCCAAAG ATCTCATGAATCTGATGGTGGGGCTGCTGCACCCCGCTCCGGAGCAGCGCACAACTCTAGAGATGCTGGTGGAGGATCCTTGGCTGAAGCAGCCTGTGAATCTGGGTGATTACAGCTGGGAAGAGGTGTACGTCTCTGCTGGGGCAG ACAGCAATGGATTGAGCAATGGTTCATACAGAGCCAGCCCCTCAGCTCCCGGTGTGTGCAGTGAGCCGTGCCTGAGCgctcccagctgtgtgtgcGCACATCGCCcctgggaaggagctgcagccggCAGGGGTCAGGGCTGGAGCCTGGGCAGTCGCTGCAGCcgctccctgcagcagcccctgccagTGCAGCGCTGA